Proteins encoded in a region of the Cupriavidus pauculus genome:
- a CDS encoding MFS transporter, producing MTPQDPPIPARARRIAMAALMCASILASLDTTVANTALPQIAESLRASDATIIWVANAYQIAMIAMLLPFASLGERVGYKTVFAGGVALFAIASAICGGAPALWVLILGRALQGVGAAAMSSVAAAVVRHIYPPHMLGRGLGAHALVVAIGFTLGPVVASAVLSVASWHWLFLINVPLAIPTIALAWRYLPGGVQAGHRFEAAPAMLCTAFLGLLTLGLCLVENGGAPVLAWLFVAAAGVLLLSLLRLQRGHPAPILAVDLLAMRSIGFSSLTSVCAFATQSLALVSLPFFLQGTLGITVVRTGFVLAAWPLVVAIMAALVAPLSDGGRFSPGVLCSAGLAVLAAGMWSLALVPVHASEADIALRLAICGMGFGLFQAPNMRAIMGNAPPGRSGGASGIVAISRLMGQTIGAALVAQCFHTWAAGGPVMALWIGGGTALLGCGFSAMRLQRRQQVSRA from the coding sequence ATGACGCCACAAGACCCCCCGATTCCCGCCCGCGCACGACGTATCGCCATGGCCGCGCTGATGTGCGCATCGATCCTGGCCTCGCTGGATACGACCGTCGCCAATACCGCGCTTCCGCAGATCGCCGAAAGCCTCCGCGCCAGCGATGCCACGATCATCTGGGTCGCCAACGCCTACCAGATCGCGATGATCGCGATGCTGCTGCCGTTTGCCTCGCTGGGCGAGCGCGTCGGGTACAAGACCGTGTTTGCGGGCGGTGTCGCGCTGTTCGCCATCGCGTCCGCCATTTGCGGTGGCGCACCGGCGTTGTGGGTGCTGATACTCGGGCGCGCGTTGCAAGGCGTGGGTGCCGCAGCCATGTCGAGCGTGGCGGCGGCGGTGGTCCGGCACATCTATCCGCCGCATATGCTGGGCCGGGGGCTGGGCGCGCATGCGCTGGTCGTCGCCATCGGCTTTACGCTTGGGCCTGTGGTCGCATCGGCGGTGCTGTCCGTCGCCAGCTGGCACTGGCTGTTCCTGATCAACGTGCCGCTCGCGATCCCGACCATTGCGCTGGCGTGGCGCTATCTGCCAGGCGGCGTGCAGGCTGGGCACCGTTTCGAAGCGGCGCCGGCCATGCTCTGCACGGCGTTCCTGGGGCTGCTGACGCTCGGGCTTTGCCTCGTGGAGAATGGCGGCGCGCCGGTCCTCGCATGGCTGTTCGTTGCGGCGGCAGGTGTGCTGCTGCTTTCGCTGCTACGCCTGCAACGCGGGCATCCCGCGCCGATTCTGGCCGTGGATCTGCTGGCGATGCGGTCGATCGGCTTCTCGTCGCTGACGTCGGTCTGCGCCTTCGCCACGCAATCGCTCGCGCTGGTGTCGCTGCCGTTCTTCCTGCAGGGCACGCTCGGCATCACCGTGGTTCGCACGGGGTTCGTCCTCGCCGCATGGCCGCTCGTCGTGGCGATCATGGCGGCGCTCGTCGCGCCGCTGAGCGACGGCGGGCGCTTCTCGCCGGGGGTACTCTGCAGCGCGGGCCTCGCCGTACTCGCGGCCGGCATGTGGTCGCTGGCGCTGGTGCCCGTTCACGCGTCGGAAGCGGATATCGCGCTGCGGCTGGCCATCTGCGGCATGGGGTTCGGGCTGTTTCAGGCGCCCAATATGCGCGCGATCATGGGCAATGCGCCGCCGGGCCGCAGCGGCGGCGCGAGCGGTATCGTGGCCATCTCGCGGTTGATGGGACAAACCATCGGCGCCGCGCTCGTGGCGCAGTGCTTTCACACATGGGCGGCGGGCGGCCCGGTCATGGCACTGTGGATCGGCGGGGGCACCGCGCTGCTGGGCTGCGGTTTCAGTGCCATGCGGCTGCAGCGCCGGCAGCAGGTGTCGCGGGC
- a CDS encoding LysR family transcriptional regulator gives MDLRRLRYFVVLAETLHFSRAAARLNIAQPPLSHQIKVLEEELDAKLFERSNRRVELTPAGKALLPEALALLAQADRASGIAASVQRGELGELRVGFTSGAALTDVIPRLILAFRQRRPGVRVRIEEMTTQAQLVAMLERRIDIAFIRSAQAPDLPPTLGAMRLFEDALVVALPPKHPLSAGSGPLSVSALANEEFVIFPPESGTGVFEQIVWLCRLSGFAPRVVQEALTAVTIVGLVAAGLGIALVPASFRRVAVTGVSYRRLRNKEAKSAMWMVFRTGTVSEQERAFRELAGA, from the coding sequence ATGGATCTGCGCCGACTCCGCTATTTCGTCGTTCTGGCCGAGACGCTTCACTTCAGCCGCGCCGCGGCGCGGCTCAATATCGCCCAGCCGCCGCTGAGCCACCAGATCAAGGTGCTCGAGGAAGAGCTGGATGCGAAGCTGTTCGAGCGCAGCAACCGGCGCGTCGAGCTGACGCCCGCCGGCAAGGCGCTGCTGCCCGAAGCGCTCGCGCTGCTTGCGCAAGCCGACCGCGCTAGCGGCATCGCGGCCAGCGTGCAGCGTGGCGAGCTCGGCGAATTGCGTGTGGGCTTTACCAGCGGTGCGGCGCTCACGGACGTCATTCCGCGCCTCATCCTTGCCTTCCGGCAGCGGCGCCCCGGCGTGCGCGTGCGCATCGAGGAGATGACCACGCAGGCGCAGCTGGTGGCGATGCTCGAGCGGCGGATCGATATCGCATTTATCCGGAGCGCGCAGGCGCCCGACCTGCCGCCGACGCTCGGTGCCATGCGACTGTTCGAGGACGCGCTGGTCGTAGCGCTGCCGCCGAAGCATCCGCTTTCGGCCGGCAGCGGCCCGCTGTCCGTGAGCGCGCTGGCCAACGAGGAATTCGTGATATTCCCCCCCGAGAGCGGCACTGGCGTGTTCGAGCAGATCGTCTGGCTCTGCCGCCTGTCGGGCTTTGCGCCCCGCGTGGTGCAGGAAGCGCTGACCGCCGTCACCATCGTGGGCCTCGTCGCGGCGGGCCTCGGCATCGCATTGGTACCCGCGTCGTTCAGGCGCGTCGCGGTGACGGGCGTGTCCTATCGCCGGCTGCGCAACAAGGAAGCGAAGTCGGCGATGTGGATGGTCTTTCGGACCGGGACCGTATCGGAGCAGGAGCGGGCGTTCCGGGAACTCGCGGGGGCCTGA
- a CDS encoding porin, translated as MAALFTATTSASAQSGVTLYGVIDEGINYTSNVGGHSQVAMASGFPHGSRWGLKGTEDLGGGTQALFQLENGFDVDNGRAYQGGALFGRQAFVGVNDARWGAVTLGRQYDSVVDYLAQTTAGGTWGGYMFAHPYDNDNLINTFRVNNAVKYTSPALGGLKFGGMVGLSEDAKFSNNRVFSGGAQYATGGLTLAAAYLQADSPSATSYGALDNGADQNLAGSKLRIWGAGGAYEIGKFQIGVSYAQTDVADPRGSAYVGDIAPAAGTLAALRFQNVEANIKYQPTRSYWFGAMYAYTRATVDATSGEKHPVYHSVGLMADYIFSRRTDVYLQTVYQHVSGDKTDSVLDAAYVAGAANVASGPDQVVVRVGVRHFF; from the coding sequence ATGGCAGCGCTTTTCACTGCCACGACGTCTGCCTCGGCGCAGAGTGGTGTCACGCTCTATGGCGTGATCGATGAAGGCATCAACTACACCAGCAACGTCGGCGGCCACAGCCAGGTGGCCATGGCCAGCGGGTTCCCGCATGGCAGCCGCTGGGGCCTCAAGGGCACCGAGGATCTGGGCGGCGGCACGCAGGCGCTGTTCCAGCTCGAGAATGGCTTCGACGTCGACAACGGCCGCGCGTACCAGGGCGGCGCATTGTTCGGCCGTCAGGCATTCGTCGGCGTGAACGACGCGCGCTGGGGCGCGGTCACGCTCGGGCGGCAGTACGACTCGGTGGTGGACTATCTCGCGCAAACGACGGCCGGCGGTACGTGGGGCGGCTACATGTTCGCGCACCCGTACGACAACGACAACCTCATCAACACGTTCCGCGTCAACAACGCGGTGAAGTACACAAGCCCGGCGCTGGGCGGCCTCAAGTTCGGCGGCATGGTCGGGCTCAGCGAGGACGCGAAGTTCTCGAACAACCGCGTGTTCAGCGGCGGCGCGCAGTATGCGACCGGTGGCCTGACGCTGGCCGCCGCGTACCTGCAGGCGGACAGCCCATCGGCGACATCCTATGGCGCGCTCGACAACGGCGCGGACCAGAATCTCGCGGGCAGCAAGCTCAGGATCTGGGGCGCGGGTGGGGCCTACGAGATCGGCAAGTTCCAGATCGGCGTCTCGTACGCGCAAACCGATGTGGCCGACCCGCGCGGTTCCGCATATGTCGGCGATATCGCGCCGGCCGCGGGCACGCTCGCGGCACTGCGCTTCCAGAACGTCGAGGCCAACATCAAGTACCAGCCGACCCGTTCATACTGGTTCGGCGCCATGTACGCCTACACGCGCGCGACGGTCGATGCCACGTCGGGCGAGAAGCATCCGGTCTATCACTCGGTCGGCCTGATGGCGGACTATATCTTCTCCAGGCGCACGGACGTGTATCTGCAGACCGTGTATCAGCACGTGAGCGGCGACAAGACGGACAGCGTGCTGGACGCCGCGTACGTGGCCGGCGCGGCGAACGTCGCATCGGGTCCCGATCAGGTGGTGGTGCGCGTCGGGGTACGGCACTTCTTCTGA
- a CDS encoding LysR family transcriptional regulator — MHPSEFFALLPDMATFARVVEAGNFSEAARQLGSTPSTISRQIKRLEQALGMRLLERSTRSVRLTDAGAQVYRHCRDMLGAASGAVDVAGNLVSAPQGRVSLSAPISYARSVIHPLLPGFLRRWPEIDVQLMFVDREIDPLREDVDLVIRLTDTPPLGLAARQLGVARWLLCASPAYLAARGTPSAPQDLRHHECLFLGETVDDNRWTFRRGTETQSVEVKGRYIANDVSARLDAALHDIGIAALPDFAMADALRDGQLVQVLDDWTFEARAYMGPVWLLYPPNRFLPSKVRALIDYLASHLGT; from the coding sequence ATGCATCCCAGCGAGTTTTTTGCGTTGCTCCCCGATATGGCCACGTTCGCCCGCGTCGTCGAAGCCGGTAACTTTTCCGAGGCCGCCAGGCAGCTCGGCAGCACGCCATCGACGATCAGCCGGCAAATCAAGCGGCTGGAGCAAGCGCTTGGCATGCGACTACTCGAGCGCTCCACGCGCAGCGTGCGGCTGACGGACGCGGGCGCGCAGGTGTATCGCCATTGCCGCGACATGCTCGGCGCGGCGTCCGGCGCGGTGGATGTCGCGGGCAATCTCGTGAGCGCGCCGCAGGGCAGGGTGAGCCTCAGCGCGCCGATCTCGTATGCAAGGTCGGTCATTCATCCGCTGCTGCCCGGGTTTCTGCGCCGCTGGCCGGAGATCGACGTGCAACTGATGTTCGTGGACCGCGAGATCGATCCGTTACGGGAGGACGTGGACCTCGTGATCCGATTGACGGATACGCCGCCGCTGGGCCTGGCCGCGCGGCAACTCGGCGTCGCGCGCTGGCTGCTATGCGCATCGCCGGCCTATCTCGCGGCGCGGGGCACACCGTCCGCGCCGCAGGATCTGCGGCATCACGAATGCCTGTTCCTCGGCGAAACCGTGGACGACAATCGATGGACCTTCCGGCGCGGAACCGAGACGCAGTCGGTGGAGGTGAAAGGGCGTTATATCGCCAACGACGTCAGCGCGCGGCTCGATGCGGCGCTGCACGACATCGGCATAGCCGCCCTGCCGGATTTTGCGATGGCCGATGCGTTGCGCGATGGCCAGCTCGTGCAGGTGCTCGACGACTGGACGTTCGAGGCACGCGCGTATATGGGCCCGGTGTGGCTGCTCTATCCGCCCAACCGTTTTTTGCCTTCGAAGGTACGGGCGCTGATCGATTATCTTGCGAGTCATCTGGGCACATGA
- a CDS encoding DMT family transporter produces MSAPNRLLWISDLMLLAVAVVWGTSYGVAKIALAFYPVLGLLALRFGITFIVLSPALRALRGVTPSTIAGAILCGVLLLGIFLAETYGVANTHASNAAFLISLCVVLTPLVEWAMLRRRPTAMDWIAVALSLAGAAMVTGGVLVPTGGDALILLAAMLRAIVVCVTKRVMRDSTLAPLTVTAIQAGTVALGSLVVALAIVRQPLPPLPAFAGHGAFWLAIAYLVIACTLFAFFAQNYAVKRSSPTRVALLMGGEPAFGALFAYLWLGEQLSGWAWCGGGLMVLASLLATVQWPAPANASTASASKASASKANASTHRPRQA; encoded by the coding sequence ATGTCCGCCCCCAACCGTCTGCTCTGGATTTCCGACCTGATGCTGCTCGCCGTCGCCGTGGTCTGGGGTACCAGCTATGGCGTCGCCAAAATCGCGCTCGCGTTCTATCCCGTGCTGGGATTGCTGGCGCTGCGGTTCGGCATCACGTTTATCGTGCTGTCGCCGGCGTTGCGCGCGCTGCGGGGCGTGACCCCTTCCACGATCGCGGGCGCGATCCTGTGCGGCGTCCTGCTGCTGGGCATCTTTCTGGCGGAGACCTATGGCGTGGCCAACACGCACGCCTCGAATGCCGCGTTCCTGATCAGCCTGTGCGTCGTGCTGACGCCGCTCGTCGAATGGGCGATGCTGCGCCGGCGGCCCACCGCGATGGACTGGATCGCCGTGGCACTGTCGCTCGCCGGGGCCGCGATGGTCACCGGCGGCGTGCTCGTGCCGACCGGCGGCGATGCGCTGATCCTGCTCGCGGCCATGCTCCGCGCCATCGTGGTCTGCGTGACCAAGCGCGTGATGCGCGATTCGACGCTCGCGCCATTGACGGTCACCGCGATCCAGGCCGGCACGGTGGCCCTCGGCAGTCTCGTCGTCGCACTGGCGATCGTCCGGCAACCGTTGCCACCGCTGCCCGCGTTTGCTGGCCATGGCGCGTTCTGGCTCGCCATCGCCTATCTGGTCATTGCCTGCACGCTGTTCGCGTTCTTCGCGCAGAACTATGCGGTCAAGCGCAGCAGCCCGACGCGCGTGGCGCTGCTGATGGGCGGCGAACCGGCGTTCGGCGCGTTGTTCGCCTACCTCTGGCTCGGCGAGCAGTTGTCGGGCTGGGCATGGTGCGGCGGCGGGCTGATGGTGCTCGCCTCGTTGCTGGCCACGGTGCAATGGCCGGCCCCGGCTAACGCTTCGACGGCTAGTGCGTCGAAGGCTAGTGCGTCAAAGGCTAATGCGTCAACACATCGACCGCGCCAGGCGTGA
- a CDS encoding LysR substrate-binding domain-containing protein: MTLQQLRCLQAVLNHQLSVSRAAEALHTTQPAVSKLIRSLEMELGVDLFVRRGNRLVGLTDGGREAAVLSRRVLNDTQAMTTLAQADREANSGTLRVGTTHIHARYALLDVVRRFTAEYPAVNLEVMQGPPGEIVRWVIEGAVDLGLSTLPRATPEGLVTAEAYAFSRCLIVPLGHPLLRRRRVKIEDIAQYPLVTYDESFNSGWVVQRAFQRQGLEPRVVVRATDVNVIKAYVAAGLGVAIVQRVAVDPARDTDLAIIDMGDVFPPSQAHFSLRGDHFIRGYMRAFIEMVTPGAVDVLTH, from the coding sequence ATGACGTTGCAGCAATTGCGCTGCCTGCAGGCGGTGCTGAACCATCAGCTCAGCGTGTCGCGCGCGGCAGAGGCCCTGCATACGACGCAGCCGGCCGTGAGCAAGCTCATTCGCTCGCTCGAGATGGAACTGGGGGTCGATCTGTTCGTGCGGCGCGGGAACCGTCTCGTGGGGCTGACCGATGGGGGCAGGGAGGCGGCGGTGCTGTCCCGTCGCGTGCTCAACGACACGCAGGCCATGACCACGCTGGCGCAGGCGGATCGCGAGGCCAACAGCGGCACGCTGCGCGTGGGCACCACGCATATCCACGCGCGCTATGCGCTGCTCGATGTCGTGCGGCGCTTCACGGCCGAGTACCCGGCCGTGAACCTCGAGGTCATGCAGGGGCCGCCGGGCGAGATCGTGCGATGGGTCATCGAGGGCGCCGTCGATCTGGGACTCTCGACGCTGCCGCGCGCGACGCCGGAGGGGCTGGTTACCGCCGAGGCCTATGCGTTCTCACGCTGCCTGATCGTGCCGCTCGGCCATCCGCTGCTGCGCAGGCGACGCGTGAAGATCGAGGACATCGCGCAGTATCCGCTCGTGACGTACGACGAATCGTTCAACTCGGGATGGGTCGTGCAGCGCGCGTTCCAGCGGCAGGGGCTGGAACCGCGCGTGGTGGTGCGCGCGACCGACGTCAATGTCATCAAGGCCTATGTGGCGGCGGGGCTCGGCGTGGCGATCGTGCAGCGCGTGGCTGTGGATCCCGCGCGCGATACGGATCTGGCGATCATCGACATGGGCGATGTGTTTCCGCCGTCGCAGGCGCATTTCAGCCTGCGCGGCGACCATTTCATCCGCGGGTATATGCGCGCCTTTATCGAGATGGTCACGCCTGGCGCGGTCGATGTGTTGACGCATTAG
- the purB gene encoding adenylosuccinate lyase: MTSSVFDQPLQQHMWTTDAMHAVFAETNRIQKWLDLEAALAIEQAALGIIPESAAREIARQADVANIDLRALAGEMRRTRHPVVPAVRALQQCCAEGHGEFVHFGPTSQDVYDTGMVLQVRQAHDLLMRDLIAVGRELYRLARAHRDTAMAGRTHSVQALPITFGHKCAIWLSEVERHHDRMRALEARTFVGQLVGAVGTQASFGPHAAVLQRRVMARLGLGVADISWQPARDRLCEYVSVLGMIGGTLGKIANEIMNLSGDEVGELAEPFHDGKVGSSTMPHKRNPAVVETVVTLSRAIRCSVAMMLDAQMGEHERDVSAVRLEWKALPEACMMAHAMLEMMREALSGLGVDRERMRGNLDLLGGFLMSERVMFALAEAVGKQTAHERVYAAAMAGVEGGRTFEQALNDDPVIRDALTPARLAALLDPTTYVGHAPDIVDALLAKTDERRWLE, from the coding sequence ATGACCTCCAGCGTGTTCGACCAGCCGCTCCAGCAACACATGTGGACCACCGATGCGATGCATGCGGTGTTCGCTGAAACGAACCGCATCCAGAAGTGGCTCGACCTCGAGGCCGCGCTCGCAATCGAGCAGGCCGCGCTCGGCATCATTCCCGAATCCGCCGCGCGCGAAATCGCGCGCCAGGCCGACGTGGCCAATATCGACCTGCGTGCACTGGCCGGCGAGATGCGCCGGACGCGGCATCCGGTCGTCCCCGCGGTGCGCGCCTTGCAGCAATGCTGCGCCGAGGGCCACGGCGAGTTCGTGCATTTCGGCCCCACGTCGCAGGACGTGTACGACACCGGCATGGTGTTGCAGGTCCGGCAGGCACACGACCTGCTGATGCGCGATCTGATCGCCGTGGGCCGCGAGCTGTATCGGCTGGCGCGTGCCCATCGCGATACCGCGATGGCGGGCCGGACGCATTCCGTGCAGGCGCTGCCCATCACGTTCGGCCACAAATGCGCGATCTGGCTGTCCGAGGTGGAGCGGCATCACGACCGGATGCGCGCGCTGGAAGCCCGCACGTTCGTGGGCCAGCTCGTGGGTGCGGTAGGCACGCAGGCATCGTTCGGCCCGCACGCGGCCGTCCTGCAGCGCAGGGTGATGGCACGGCTCGGCCTCGGCGTCGCGGACATCAGCTGGCAGCCCGCACGCGACCGGCTCTGCGAATACGTGAGCGTGCTCGGCATGATCGGCGGCACGCTCGGCAAGATCGCCAACGAGATCATGAACCTCTCGGGCGATGAAGTGGGCGAACTCGCGGAGCCGTTCCACGACGGCAAGGTGGGCTCCTCGACGATGCCGCACAAGCGAAACCCCGCCGTGGTGGAGACCGTGGTGACACTGAGCCGCGCGATCCGCTGCAGCGTGGCCATGATGCTCGATGCGCAGATGGGCGAGCACGAGCGCGATGTCTCCGCCGTGCGGCTCGAATGGAAGGCCTTGCCCGAGGCCTGCATGATGGCCCATGCGATGCTCGAGATGATGCGCGAGGCACTGTCCGGCCTCGGCGTGGACCGCGAACGCATGCGCGGCAACCTCGACCTGCTCGGCGGCTTTCTGATGTCCGAACGCGTGATGTTCGCGCTCGCCGAAGCCGTCGGCAAGCAGACCGCGCACGAGCGCGTGTATGCGGCCGCGATGGCGGGCGTGGAAGGCGGCCGCACGTTCGAGCAGGCCCTCAACGACGACCCCGTCATTCGCGATGCGCTGACGCCCGCACGCCTGGCGGCGTTGCTCGACCCCACGACGTATGTCGGCCATGCGCCGGACATCGTCGATGCCCTGCTCGCCAAGACAGACGAGCGCCGCTGGCTGGAATGA